The nucleotide window ATGATCCTGGGGCACCTGACGATCGCCGACCATGTTCATATCTCGTCGGCCTCGATCGTCACCCGCTCCATTCACAAGCCCGGGCATTACACCGGCTTCTTCCCCATCGCGGAGAATGGCGAGTGGGAAAAGAACGCGGCCACGCTCAAGCAGATCTACCGCCTGCGCGATCGCGTCAAGCACCTCGAAGAGTTTCTGCCGGAGCAGGATCAAGAATAAAACAGGCTGCCATCGCTTGAGGGATAAGCGCTGGCAGCTATCAATTAATGAGCGTATTGCCATGATGGACATCCACAAGATCCTGACCAAGCTGCCGCACCGCTACCCATTTCTGCTGGTCGATCGGGTGCTGGACATCGACATGCAAGCCAAGACGATCCGCGCGATCAAGAACGTCACGGTGAACGAGCCCTGCTTTACCGGGCACTTTCCGCTGCGGCCGGTGTTTCCCGGCGTGCTGATGCTGGAGGCATTGGCCCAGGCCTGCGCGCTGCTGTCTTTCGAGACCGAAGGCATCGCGCTCGACGACGAATCGGTGTTCTATTTCGTCGGCATCGACGGCGCGCGTTTCAAGCGGCCGGTGGAGCCGGGCGACCAACTGATGCTGCACGCGACCATGGATCGCGCGCGCGGCGGCATCTATAAGTTCGCCTGCCACGCCGATGTGGACGGCGACGTCGCCGCCGAGGCGCAGATCATGTGCACGATGCGCAAGGTCGTATGACGCCCCTGAAGGACCTAACCCCCCCTGAGTCGCCTGCGGCGCCTTCCCCCCGAGGGGACAACGCTGGTGGCCGGGGAGACCCCGGCCACGGCGTTCCCGGGCGGCCTGCTCCGCGGCCATTCGGGTGACGAGCAGGGTTTTGGCGGCACCGTTGTGGCTCACATGACCCAGGTCCACCCCACCGCGCTGGTCGATCCGAAGGCCGAACTTGATGCGAGCGTCAGCGTCGGCGCTTATGCCGTCATCGGCCCGCACGTGCGCATTGGCGCGGGCAGCAGCGTCGGCGCACATTGCGTGATCGAAGGGCACACCACCATCGGCGCGAACAACCGCATCTTCCAGTTCGCCAGCATCGGCGCCGCCCCGCAAGACAAGAAATACGCCGGCGAGCCGACATGGCTGGAAATTGGCGATGGCAACACCATCCGCGAGTTCGTCACCATCAACACCGGCACCGTGCAAGACGCGGGCGTCACGCGCTTGGGCGACGACAACTGGATCATGGCCTACGTGCACATCGCGCACGATTGCCAACTGGGCAGCCACATCATCCTGGCCAACGCCGTGCAACTGGCGGGCCACGTGCACCTGGGCGACTGGGTGTTCCTGGGCGGACTGACGGGAGTGCACCAGTTCGGCCGCGTGGGAGCGCACGCCATGACGGCCTTTCAAACCCGGCTGGCGCAAGACGTGCCGCCTTTCGTTACCGCCGGCGGCAACCCGGCCGAAGCGCAGAGCATCAACGCCGAGGGCCTGCGCCGGCGCGGCTTTTCGCCCGAGCGCATCACGCTCATCAAGCAGATGTACCGCCTGCTGTACCGCAAGGGCTTGACCCTGCAGGCCGCGCGCGAACAGATCGATGCGCTGCGCGGCGAAGCGGCCGAAGCCGATGCCGATATCGCGCTGATGCAGGACTTTTTGTCGTCGGCCGTGCGCGGCATCGTGCGCTGAAGCCATGTCGGTCGGCCTGTTTCGCTCGCTGCTTGTCGCGTCCTACCTTCTGGTCGGGTCGGCTACCTTGATCGACTTGGCATTTCCGGGGCTTGTGCCCGAGGCGATGCGGGCTGTGATGACGGAGGCGCCCAGCCCCGTCATGCCAGAACCTGTTTGGGCGCAGGCGCTGGTCTCGTTGTTGTTTGTCATGCTGCTGATCGTGTCTCTGGCGGGCAGCGTGGCCATGTTTCTATTCCGGCGCTGGGGACGCACCGTGTCGCTGTGGAGCACTGCGATGGCGCTCCCGGTTTTCGTCTGGTTTGGAGCGGCCGTGATTTCGGGGCCGGCGCAGGCCTTGATTTACACGTCGGGCATATGCTGGGGAGCGGTGCTCTCGTCCGCCTATTGGAGCCCGCTGGCGGCACGTTTCAGCCCGCGCCGTTGACGGCTTATGTCAGCAGTTGACGCGAAGCGCTTCTTCGCCCTCGCCGCTGGCGAAGCATCGGGCGACCTGCTGGCCGGCTTGCTGCTCGACAGCCTGCGCGCCCGCTGGCCGAACCTCCAGTCCGCCGGCATCGGCGGCGCGCAGATGGCCGCGCGCGGCTTCGACGCTTGGTGGCCCATCGAAAAACTCTCGGTGCGCGGCTATCTCGAAGTGCTGCCGCGCCTGCCCGAGCTGTTGCGCATTCGCCGGCGGCTGGGCGATCGGCTGTTGGCCGAGCGGCCCGATCTGTTCATCGGCGTCGATGCGCCGGATTTCAACTTCGGCCTCGAAGCGCGGCTGAAAAGTGCCGGCATCAAGACGCTGCACTTCGTCAGCCCCTCGTTCTGGGCCTGGCGGCCCGAGAAGCTGCCCAAGCTCAAGGCCGCCGCCGACCACGTGCTGTGCCTGTTTCCGTTCGAGCCCGAATTGCTGAAAGAACACGGCATTGCCGCAACCTACGTCGGCCACCCGCTGGCCAGCGTGATTCCCATGCAGCCCGACCGCACGGCCGCGCGCCGCGCCTTGGGTTTGCCTGAATGCGGCACGGTGGTGGCCCTGCTGCCGGGCAGCCGCGCGGCCGAGGTGAAGCACCTTTCTTCTAGGTTCTTTCAGGCTTCCACGCTTGTCAGGCAAGCGCGGGCAGCTACACAATTCATAGTGCCGGCGGTGCCGCACCTGCTGCCGCATATCGAGGCTGCCGCCCGCGCCAGCGGCCTGGGCGATGCGGTGAAAGTGGTTCGGGGCCAGTCGCACGCCGTGCTGGCCGCCTGCGACGTGACGTTGATCGCCAGCGGCACCGCGACGCTGGAGGCGGCGCTGTTCAAGCGCCCCATGGTGATTGCCTACGCCATGCCAGCGTTCAGCCACCGGCTGATGCGCCACAAGCGCCAGCTGCCGTGGGTCGGCCTGCCCAACGTGCTGTGCGCGTCGCGCGAATGGCTGTACCGGCCGGCGGGCATATCTGCACACGACTTTGCCGACCGTGCCGACGCACCCTTCGTCGTCCCCGAGCTGATCCAGGACGCCGCCACACCGCAGGCGCTGGCGCAAGCCGTGCTCGACTGGCTGGCCGCGCCTGAGAAAATCGCCGCCGTGCAGCAGCGCTTTGCCACCCTGCACCACGAACTTCAACGCGACACTGCCCAACTGGCCACCGATGCGATCGAGACGCTTCTTGCGCGCTGAACAGGCGCCCCTGGACTGGCACACGCCCGGCCTGATCGCGGGCGTGGACGAGGCCGGGCGCGGCCCGCTGGCCGGGCCGGTGGTGGCTGCGGCGGTCATTCTCGATCCGCGCAGGCGCATTCGCGGCCTGGCCGATTCCAAGGTGCTGGCGCCCAAAACGCGCGAGCGGTTGTACGACGAGATCATGGACAAGGCGCTGTGCTGCGCCATCGCCACGGCCACGGTGCAGGAGATCGACACGCTCAACATCCTGCAGGCCACGCTGCTGGCCATGCGCCGTGCGGTCGAGGGCCTGCGCCTGCCGCCAGCACTGGTGATGGTGGATGGCAACCGGCTGCCGGTGCTGCCGATGCGCGCCGAGGCCATCGTCGATGGCGACGCCAAGGTCAAGGCGATCGCGGCGGCATCGATCCTGGCCAAGGTGCACCGCGACCGCTGGTGCGCCCAGGTGCACGAGCAATGGCCGCAATATGGTTTTGCCGCGCACAAGGGTTATGGCACGGCCGCCCACCTGGCGGCGCTGCAGGCGCACGGCGCGTGCGAGCACCACCGCCGCACCTTCGCGCCGGTGGCGGCGGTGTTGCTGCGCGAGGGTCAACGCGCATGAGCGCCAGTGAGCCGCAGCGCATCAGCTCG belongs to Ottowia testudinis and includes:
- the fabZ gene encoding 3-hydroxyacyl-ACP dehydratase FabZ: MMDIHKILTKLPHRYPFLLVDRVLDIDMQAKTIRAIKNVTVNEPCFTGHFPLRPVFPGVLMLEALAQACALLSFETEGIALDDESVFYFVGIDGARFKRPVEPGDQLMLHATMDRARGGIYKFACHADVDGDVAAEAQIMCTMRKVV
- the lpxA gene encoding acyl-ACP--UDP-N-acetylglucosamine O-acyltransferase, which translates into the protein MTQVHPTALVDPKAELDASVSVGAYAVIGPHVRIGAGSSVGAHCVIEGHTTIGANNRIFQFASIGAAPQDKKYAGEPTWLEIGDGNTIREFVTINTGTVQDAGVTRLGDDNWIMAYVHIAHDCQLGSHIILANAVQLAGHVHLGDWVFLGGLTGVHQFGRVGAHAMTAFQTRLAQDVPPFVTAGGNPAEAQSINAEGLRRRGFSPERITLIKQMYRLLYRKGLTLQAAREQIDALRGEAAEADADIALMQDFLSSAVRGIVR
- the lpxB gene encoding lipid-A-disaccharide synthase, with the translated sequence MSAVDAKRFFALAAGEASGDLLAGLLLDSLRARWPNLQSAGIGGAQMAARGFDAWWPIEKLSVRGYLEVLPRLPELLRIRRRLGDRLLAERPDLFIGVDAPDFNFGLEARLKSAGIKTLHFVSPSFWAWRPEKLPKLKAAADHVLCLFPFEPELLKEHGIAATYVGHPLASVIPMQPDRTAARRALGLPECGTVVALLPGSRAAEVKHLSSRFFQASTLVRQARAATQFIVPAVPHLLPHIEAAARASGLGDAVKVVRGQSHAVLAACDVTLIASGTATLEAALFKRPMVIAYAMPAFSHRLMRHKRQLPWVGLPNVLCASREWLYRPAGISAHDFADRADAPFVVPELIQDAATPQALAQAVLDWLAAPEKIAAVQQRFATLHHELQRDTAQLATDAIETLLAR
- the rnhB gene encoding ribonuclease HII, giving the protein MRSRRFLRAEQAPLDWHTPGLIAGVDEAGRGPLAGPVVAAAVILDPRRRIRGLADSKVLAPKTRERLYDEIMDKALCCAIATATVQEIDTLNILQATLLAMRRAVEGLRLPPALVMVDGNRLPVLPMRAEAIVDGDAKVKAIAAASILAKVHRDRWCAQVHEQWPQYGFAAHKGYGTAAHLAALQAHGACEHHRRTFAPVAAVLLREGQRA